A portion of the Gossypium arboreum isolate Shixiya-1 chromosome 8, ASM2569848v2, whole genome shotgun sequence genome contains these proteins:
- the LOC108469325 gene encoding probable indole-3-pyruvate monooxygenase YUCCA5 has translation MENLFRLVDQDQGFFQRKWTLVNGPLIVGAGPSGLATAACLREQGVPFVVLERAECIASLWQKRAYDRLKLHLPKQFCQLPKVPFPEDFPEYPTKKQFIEYLESYAKRFDINPKFNECVQSARYDETSGFWRVKTVRGSNKAEFEYICRWLVVATGENAESVVPDIDGLADFGGEVIHASEYKSGEKFKGQNVLVVGCGNSGMEVSLDLANHNASPSMVVRSSVHVLPREVLGKSTFELAVLMMKWLPLWLVDMILLILAWLVLGNIEKYGLKRPLMGPLELKNSKGKTPVLDIGALEKIKSGDIQVVPGIKRFSRGRLELVNGEKLDVDSVVLATGYRSNVPSWLQEGEFFSKNGFPKAPFPNGWKGKGGLYAVGFTRRGLSGASSDAINIAQDIGKAWKQENKQPKKRTIACHRRCISLSQF, from the exons ATGGAGAACTTGTTTAGACTTGTGGATCAAGATCAAGGTTTCTTTCAACGTAAATGGACATTAGTCAATGGTCCATTGATAGTAGGTGCTGGTCCATCAGGGTTAGCCACTGCTGCTTGTCTTAGAGAACAAGGTGTCCCTTTTGTTGTCCTCGAAAGAGCCGAATGCATAGCATCTCTATGGCAAAAACGAGCCTATGATCGGCTCAAACTTCATCTTCCTAAACAGTTTTGTCAACTCCCTAAAGTACCATTCCCTGAAGATTTCCCTGAGTACCCAACAAAGAAACAGTTCATTGAATACCTTGAATCATACGCTAAGCGTTTTGATATTAACCCAAAGTTCAATGAGTGTGTACAATCAGCTAGGTACGATGAAACCAGTGGTTTTTGGAGGGTTAAGACGGTAAGAGGCTCTAACAAAGCCGAGTTCGAGTACATTTGCCGATGGCTAGTTGTGGCCACCGGCGAAAATGCCGAGTCAGTGGTGCCGGATATCGACGGATTGGCCGACTTTGGTGGTGAAGTTATTCATGCTAGTGAATATAAATCCGGTGAGAAATTCAAAGGCCAAAATGTACTCGTCGTTGGTTGTGGTAATTCAGGGATGGAAGTTTCACTTGACCTTGCTAACCATAATGCTTCACCTTCAATGGTGGTTCGCAGCTCG GTTCATGTATTACCAAGAGAAGTTTTGGGGAAATCGACGTTTGAATTAGCTGTTTTGATGATGAAATGGCTACCACTTTGGCTCGTCGACATGATTTTGTTGATTTTGGCCTGGTTGGTGCTGGGAAATATTGAGAAATATGGATTGAAAAGGCCATTGATGGGTCCATTAGAGCTTAAGAACAGTAAAGGGAAAACACCGGTGTTGGATATTGGTGCATTGGAGAAAATCAAATCGGGTGATATTCAAGTTGTTCCTGGAATAAAGCGGTTCTCACGTGGACGACTTGAGCTCGTTAATGGTGAGAAACTCGACGTTGACTCAGTTGTTTTAGCCACTGGGTACCGTAGTAATGTTCCCTCTTGGCTTCAG GAAGGTGAATTTTTCTCCAAGAATGGATTCCCAAAGGCACCATTCCCAAATGGATGGAAAGGGAAAGGTGGACTGTATGCAGTTGGGTTCACTAGAAGAGGCCTATCTGGTGCTTCCTCAGATGCCATTAACATTGCTCAAGATATTGGCAAAGCTTGGAAACAAGAAAATAAGCAGCCCAAAAAGAGGACCATTGCTTGCCATAGGCGATGCATTTCACTTTCACAGTTCtaa